In Prunus dulcis chromosome 2, ALMONDv2, whole genome shotgun sequence, a single genomic region encodes these proteins:
- the LOC117617453 gene encoding cytochrome b5 domain-containing protein RLF codes for MDNDNDFTFCQVGSPGNQGGLETKKLTSDVENIAIKDGLSNGTNSNQNRGFLWQSGLPLGATSEKQETVGSLSVSVIDASSTNRKSELPKQPSSGGAGKSVKPVTRAKVPFEKGYSQMDWLKLTRTHPDLAGLKGQSNKRLISINEVKQHQKGDSMWTVLKGRVYNLSPYMRFHPGGVDMLKKAVGKDCTSLFNKYHAWVNAEFLLEKCLVGTLDDGEGQHSNH; via the exons ATGGATAATGATAATGATTTCACTTTTTGCCAG GTTGGCTCACCTGGCAACCAGGGTGGTCTTGAGACAAAGAAGCTCACTTCAGATGTAGAAAATATTGCCATAAAAGATGGATTGTCAAATGGCACTAATAGTAATCAGAATAGAGGTTTTCTGTGGCAAAGTGGATTGCCATTAGGTGCCACTTCTGAAAAGCAGGAAACAGTTGGTTCTCTTTCTGTCAGTGTTATTGATGCGTCATCCACGAACCGAAAATCTGAATTACCAAAACAACCATCGTCAGGAGGTGCTGGGAAGTCAGTGAAGCCTGTAACTCGTGCCAAAGTTCCTTTCGAGAAGGGGTATAGCCAAATGGATTGGCTCAAGCTTACTCGAACACATCCTGACCTTGCAG GTTTAAAGGGACAGTCAAATAAGAGGCTGATTTCAATAAATGAAGTTAAACAACACCAAAAAGGGGATTCAATGTGGACTGTTCTAAAAGGTCGTGTGTACAATTTGTCACCTTACATGAGATTTCACCCTGGAG GTGTTGATATGCTAAAGAAGGCGGTAGGAAAAGACTGTACATCTTTATTCA ATAAATACCATGCTTGGGTGAATGCTGAATTTTTACTTGAGAAGTGTCTTGTTGGTACTCTAGACGATGGCGAAGGGCAACATTCCAATCATTAG